One Haloarchaeobius amylolyticus genomic window, GCGAGAGCGCCTGCGTGTGGAACGCGAAGAGGAACCGGCCGATACCGTCGTCGGAGAGCCCACTCGGGTACTCCAGCTCGCCGACCCGCCCGGTGGTCGTCTGCGGGTCGGTCTCGGCCGCCGTCTTCGTCGCGGTGGCCGTACTGCTCGTCCGGACCGACATCCGTCCTGTCCGGTCCTCCTCACCGGAGCTCAACCGCAGGCAGCCGGCCACGGCGACCCCCGATAGCGCCCCCAGCAGCGCCCGTCGTTTCATACCCGCAACCTATCGATAGCTGCTGAAAAGTTTACTGGCTGTCACGTCTGGTTGCCCGCGCGGCGCAACTCGCGCCCAATCCCGCCGCCGACGAGCGGCCTAAGTGCCCTGCCCTCCTCACGCCGCACATGGCCGACCGACTGCTCAAGGTCAACGCGTACACGACCCTCGACCTCGTCGACGCCGAGGCGCGGGGCCACGACTTCACAGAGGAGGGCTTCTCGGTGGCGAACGTCACCACCGACGACGACGGGAACGTCCTCCTGCAACTGGAACTCGACAACATGACGGAACAGCACCTGCCCGCCCACGTCGACGAACTCTCGCTCGACCCGGACCAGGCGCGGACGCTGGCGGCGGCGCTGGAGAAGTCCGCCGAGACGGCGGCTGGCGGCGACGAGTAGCCCCGGTTCAGACGTCGAGCGTCTTGAACGGCGTCTCCGGCGGCGGACTGCTCGTGTTGAGTTCCCACTCGATGCCGTAGGTATCGACGACGAAGGCGGCGGTCTCGCGCTGGTCGACGCCGCAGTCCAGTTCGCGGGCGCGGTCGCAGATGGCGCCGAGTTCCGCGTCGCTCACGGTCAGTGCGATGTGGTCGACGTGACCGCCCTCGGGCGTCGAGGGGTCGTGGGCGAGCGCGAGCGCGAGGTCGTCGCGACCGACGAACGTCAGCCCCGGGTCGACGCCGGCGGCGTCGGCTTCGGGCCACTCCATGCCCTCGGGGAGGGCCCCGAAGTCCCCGTCGAGGCTCCCCTCCCGGAACAGCACGTCGAGGTCGAACAGCTCGCAGTAGAACGATTCTGCGGTGGGGACGTCCGGGACGCCGAGGGCGATGTGGTGTAAGCCACCGAGTGTCATGTATAAGAAAACGGACTGGAGAGGGAAAAAGCCCGTACCGGTCGCGGGGGCGGTCGGGTGGGTCGTCGGCCGCGTCGACCTGTCAGAGCGACGGGTACCAGGACGCGGCGGCGCGCTGGACCGCCTGGAGGTAGTCGGACCAGGCGGCCAGCGGCGCGAACGCGAGGCCGGCGCGGCCGTCACGCGCGTCTGACTCGTCGAACGTCGGGCGGACGGTGATGGTCGTCTCGCAGTCGGGGCAGTCGTAGGCGGTGCCGGAGGGGTGGTCCACGAGGACCCAGTCGCCGTCGGCCGGGGACGCGTGGTCGCAGTCCGGGCAGAACAGCGTCGCCTTCGGTCGGCTCTCGCTGGCGCCCGGTGTGGAGGGAATGGTGGGCATACGCGAGGGTCAGGGCTGGAAGACCAAA contains:
- a CDS encoding DUF6360 family protein, which translates into the protein MADRLLKVNAYTTLDLVDAEARGHDFTEEGFSVANVTTDDDGNVLLQLELDNMTEQHLPAHVDELSLDPDQARTLAAALEKSAETAAGGDE
- a CDS encoding VOC family protein; this encodes MTLGGLHHIALGVPDVPTAESFYCELFDLDVLFREGSLDGDFGALPEGMEWPEADAAGVDPGLTFVGRDDLALALAHDPSTPEGGHVDHIALTVSDAELGAICDRARELDCGVDQRETAAFVVDTYGIEWELNTSSPPPETPFKTLDV